Proteins encoded within one genomic window of Setaria italica strain Yugu1 chromosome IV, Setaria_italica_v2.0, whole genome shotgun sequence:
- the LOC101760295 gene encoding UDP-sugar pyrophosphorylase isoform X1, whose protein sequence is MASGADAAAAGVAALGISGGEWAAACPPLRRNLQLLAPDEVELAKMLLNEGQMHLFEHWPEPGVDDDKKRGFFDQVRRLNSSYPGGLVSYIQNAKKLLADSKAGKNPYDGFTPSVPSGEVLNFGDDNYVSLEAAGVKEARNAVFVLVAGGLGERLGYKGIKVALPRETTTGKCFLQHYIESILSLQEASCKMVDAGCHIKIPFVIMTSDDTNALTIKLLESNSYFGMEPSQVKILKQEKVACLADNDARLALDPNDKYKIQTKPHGHGDVHSLLYSSGLLEQWKSEGRKWVLFFQDTNGLLFNAIPSALGVSATKGYNVNSLAVPRKAKEAIGGITKLTHVDGRTMVINVEYNQLDPLLRATGHPDGDANCETGYSPYPGNINQLILELGPYIEELKKTHGAISEFVNPKYTDSTKTAFKSSTRLECMMQDYPKTLPPSAKVGFTVMDTWLAYAPVKNNPEDAAKVPKGNPYHSATSGEMAIYRANSLILRKAGAQIVDPVVDTFNGQEVEVWPRITWSPRWGLTFKDVKEKVRGNSSISQRSALVINGRNIFLEGLSLDGTLIVNAVDEAEVIVTGHVHNKGWTIQHVDYKDTSEKEEIRIRGFKFEKVEQLEVNYNEPGKHSLSA, encoded by the exons GTTGAACTTGCAAAAATGCTGTTGAATGAGGGCCAGATGCACCTGTTTGAACACTGGCCAGAACCAGGTGTTGATGATGACAAGAAAAGAGGCTTCTTTGATCAG GTTCGTCGACTTAATTCAAGCTATCCTGGAGGGCTGGTATCGTACATCCAGAATGCCAAAAAACTTTTGGCAGATTCAAAAGCAGGCAAAAACCCATATGATGGTTTTACTCCTTCT GTTCCGTCAGGGGAGGTATTGAACTTTGGCGATGACAACTATGTTTCATTGGAAGCAGCTGGGGTAAAAGAAGCACGGAATGCTGTGTTTGTTCTTGTAGCTGGAGGGCTTGGTGAAAGACTTGGCTATAAAGGAATTAAG GTAGCACTTCCCCGGGAAACGACTACTGGAAAGTGTTTCCTTCAACATTACATAGAGTCTATTCTGTCTTTACAAGAGGCCAGCTGCAAAATGGTTGATG CAGGGTGTCATATAAAGATTCCATTTGTTATTATGACTTCTGATGATACAAATGCACTAACCATCAAGCTTTTGGAGTCGAACTCCTACTTCGGAATGGAACCATCTCAAGTAAAAATACTAAAGCAG gaaaAAGTAGCATGTCTAGCTGATAATGATGCAAGGCTTGCATTAGACCCAAATGATAAGTACAAAATTCAG ACAAAGCCACATGGGCATGGAGATGTTCATTCTCTTCTCTATTCAAGTGGCTTGCTTGAACAATG GAAGAGTGAAGGGCGGAAGTGGGTTCTCTTTTTCCAGGATACAAATGGGTTGCTTTTCAAT gCAATACCATCAGCATTAGGTGTCAGTGCCACTAAGGGTTACAATGTAAATTCTCTCGCAGTTCCTAGGAAGGCAAAAGAAGCAATTGGAGGAATTACCAAACTTACTCATGTTGATG GTAGAACAATGGTCATCAATGTAGAGTACAATCAGCTTGATCCACTCCTTCGTGCAACTGGACATCCTGATGGAGATGCAAATTGTGAGACAGGCTATTCTCCATATCCTGGAAATATAAACCAG CTGATACTGGAGCTTGGACCATACATTGAGGAGCTCAAGAAAACACATGGTGCCATTTCTGAATTTGTAAATCCCAA GTATACTGATTCGACCAAAACGGCATTTAAATCCTCCACTCGTCTAGAATGCATGATGCAAGACTATCCAAAAACACTGCCTCCATCAGCAAAAGTTGGATTCACG GTGATGGATACATGGCTTGCTTATGCTCCTGTGAAGAATAATCCTGAAGATGCAGCTAAA GTTCCGAAAGGCAATCCTTATCATAGTGCAACCTCAGGAGAGATGGCAATTTACAGGGCAAACAGCCTTATTTTGAGAAAG GCTGGTGCACAGATTGTTGACCCTGTAGTTGACACCTTCAATGGGCAAGAGGTAGAGGTTTGGCCACGAATAACCTGGAGTCCACGGTGGGGTCTTACCTTCAAGGATGTCAAGGAGAAAGTGCGTGGCAACTCTTCCATTTCTCAGAGGTCAGCTTTGGTCATCAATGGTCGGAACATCTTCCTTGAAGGCCTTTCGTTGGACGGCACTCTTATTGTCAATGCTGTCGATGAAGCTGAG GTTATAGTTACTGGTCATGTACATAATAAAGGCTGGACTATCCAGCACGTCGACTACAAGGACACCTCCGAGAAGGAAGAGATCAGAATCCGCGGATTTAAGTTTGAGAAGGTTGAACAGCTAGAGGTGAACTACAACGAGCCAGGAAAGCATTCCTTGAGTGCATGA
- the LOC101760295 gene encoding UDP-sugar pyrophosphorylase isoform X2, translating to MASGADAAAAGVAALGISGGEWAAACPPLRRNLQLLAPDEVELAKMLLNEGQMHLFEHWPEPGVDDDKKRGFFDQVRRLNSSYPGGLVSYIQNAKKLLADSKAGKNPYDGFTPSVPSGEVLNFGDDNYVSLEAAGVKEARNAVFVLVAGGLGERLGYKGIKVALPRETTTGKCFLQHYIESILSLQEASCKMVDGCHIKIPFVIMTSDDTNALTIKLLESNSYFGMEPSQVKILKQEKVACLADNDARLALDPNDKYKIQTKPHGHGDVHSLLYSSGLLEQWKSEGRKWVLFFQDTNGLLFNAIPSALGVSATKGYNVNSLAVPRKAKEAIGGITKLTHVDGRTMVINVEYNQLDPLLRATGHPDGDANCETGYSPYPGNINQLILELGPYIEELKKTHGAISEFVNPKYTDSTKTAFKSSTRLECMMQDYPKTLPPSAKVGFTVMDTWLAYAPVKNNPEDAAKVPKGNPYHSATSGEMAIYRANSLILRKAGAQIVDPVVDTFNGQEVEVWPRITWSPRWGLTFKDVKEKVRGNSSISQRSALVINGRNIFLEGLSLDGTLIVNAVDEAEVIVTGHVHNKGWTIQHVDYKDTSEKEEIRIRGFKFEKVEQLEVNYNEPGKHSLSA from the exons GTTGAACTTGCAAAAATGCTGTTGAATGAGGGCCAGATGCACCTGTTTGAACACTGGCCAGAACCAGGTGTTGATGATGACAAGAAAAGAGGCTTCTTTGATCAG GTTCGTCGACTTAATTCAAGCTATCCTGGAGGGCTGGTATCGTACATCCAGAATGCCAAAAAACTTTTGGCAGATTCAAAAGCAGGCAAAAACCCATATGATGGTTTTACTCCTTCT GTTCCGTCAGGGGAGGTATTGAACTTTGGCGATGACAACTATGTTTCATTGGAAGCAGCTGGGGTAAAAGAAGCACGGAATGCTGTGTTTGTTCTTGTAGCTGGAGGGCTTGGTGAAAGACTTGGCTATAAAGGAATTAAG GTAGCACTTCCCCGGGAAACGACTACTGGAAAGTGTTTCCTTCAACATTACATAGAGTCTATTCTGTCTTTACAAGAGGCCAGCTGCAAAATGGTTGATG GGTGTCATATAAAGATTCCATTTGTTATTATGACTTCTGATGATACAAATGCACTAACCATCAAGCTTTTGGAGTCGAACTCCTACTTCGGAATGGAACCATCTCAAGTAAAAATACTAAAGCAG gaaaAAGTAGCATGTCTAGCTGATAATGATGCAAGGCTTGCATTAGACCCAAATGATAAGTACAAAATTCAG ACAAAGCCACATGGGCATGGAGATGTTCATTCTCTTCTCTATTCAAGTGGCTTGCTTGAACAATG GAAGAGTGAAGGGCGGAAGTGGGTTCTCTTTTTCCAGGATACAAATGGGTTGCTTTTCAAT gCAATACCATCAGCATTAGGTGTCAGTGCCACTAAGGGTTACAATGTAAATTCTCTCGCAGTTCCTAGGAAGGCAAAAGAAGCAATTGGAGGAATTACCAAACTTACTCATGTTGATG GTAGAACAATGGTCATCAATGTAGAGTACAATCAGCTTGATCCACTCCTTCGTGCAACTGGACATCCTGATGGAGATGCAAATTGTGAGACAGGCTATTCTCCATATCCTGGAAATATAAACCAG CTGATACTGGAGCTTGGACCATACATTGAGGAGCTCAAGAAAACACATGGTGCCATTTCTGAATTTGTAAATCCCAA GTATACTGATTCGACCAAAACGGCATTTAAATCCTCCACTCGTCTAGAATGCATGATGCAAGACTATCCAAAAACACTGCCTCCATCAGCAAAAGTTGGATTCACG GTGATGGATACATGGCTTGCTTATGCTCCTGTGAAGAATAATCCTGAAGATGCAGCTAAA GTTCCGAAAGGCAATCCTTATCATAGTGCAACCTCAGGAGAGATGGCAATTTACAGGGCAAACAGCCTTATTTTGAGAAAG GCTGGTGCACAGATTGTTGACCCTGTAGTTGACACCTTCAATGGGCAAGAGGTAGAGGTTTGGCCACGAATAACCTGGAGTCCACGGTGGGGTCTTACCTTCAAGGATGTCAAGGAGAAAGTGCGTGGCAACTCTTCCATTTCTCAGAGGTCAGCTTTGGTCATCAATGGTCGGAACATCTTCCTTGAAGGCCTTTCGTTGGACGGCACTCTTATTGTCAATGCTGTCGATGAAGCTGAG GTTATAGTTACTGGTCATGTACATAATAAAGGCTGGACTATCCAGCACGTCGACTACAAGGACACCTCCGAGAAGGAAGAGATCAGAATCCGCGGATTTAAGTTTGAGAAGGTTGAACAGCTAGAGGTGAACTACAACGAGCCAGGAAAGCATTCCTTGAGTGCATGA
- the LOC101761364 gene encoding eukaryotic initiation factor 4A-3, producing the protein MAGMAPEGSQFDAKHYDSKMQELLNTGETEEFFTSYDEVFESFDDMGLQENLLRGIYAYGFEKPSAIQQRGIVPFCKGLDVIQQAQSGTGKTATFCSGILQQLDYGLVECQALVLAPTRELAQQIEKVMRALGDYLGVKVHACVGGTSVREDQRILASGVHVVVGTPGRVFDMLRRQSLRPDHIKMFVLDEADEMLSRGFKDQIYDIFQLLPSKIQVGVFSATMPPEALEITRKFMNKPVRILVKRDELTLEGIKQFYVNVEKEDWKLDTLCDLYETLAITQSVIFVNTRRKVDWLTDKMRSRDHTVSATHGDMDQNTRDIIMREFRSGSSRVLITTDLLARGIDVQQVSLVINYDLPTQPENYLHRIGRSGRFGRKGVAINFVTRDDERMLFDIQRFYNVVIEELPANVADLL; encoded by the exons ATGGCGGGAATGGCACCTGAGGGTTCCCAGTTCGATGCTAAGCACTATGATTCTAAAATGCAGGAGCTGCT GAACACTGGTGAGACTGAGGAATTCTTCACCTCATATGATGAGGTTTTTGAGAGCTTCGATGACATGGGCCTCCAAGAGAACCTTCTGAGAGGCATTTATGCTTATG GTTTTGAGAAGCCTTCAGCAATTCAGCAGAGAGGAATTGTACCTTTCTGCAAGGGCCTTGATGTCATTCAGCAAGCACAATCAGGTACAGGAAAGACAGCAACTTTCTGTTCTGGGATCTTGCAGCAGCTCGACTATGGCCTGGTTGAATGCCAGGCCTTGGTCCTTGCACCCACCCGTGAGCTTGCACAGCAGATTGAGAAAGTCATGCGCGCGCTTGGTGACTACCTGGGTGTGAAAGTTCATGCATGTGTGGGTGGAACTTCAGTCCGCGAGGACCAAAGGATTCTTGCTAGCGGCGTGCATGTTGTTGTTGGGACACCTGGACGTGTGTTTGACATGTTGCGTAGGCAGTCTCTCCGTCCTGATCACATCAAGATGTTTGTCCTGGATGAAGCTGATGAGATGCTTTCTCGTGGTTTCAAGGATCAG ATTTATGACATCTTCCAGCTTCTCCCATCCAAGATTCAGGTTGGAGTCTTCTCTGCTACCATGCCCCCAGAGGCTCTTGAGATTACCCGCAAGTTCATGAACAAACCTGTGAGAATCCTTGTGAAGAGAGATGAGCTCACCCTTGAGGGTATCAAGCAGTTCTATGTGAATGTGGAGAAGGAAGACTGGAAGCTGGACACACTATGTGACCTGTACGAGACCCTTGCCATCACCCAGAGTGTCATCTTTGTCAACACCCGCCGCAAGGTGGACTGGCTCACTGACAAGATGAGGAGCAGGGACCACACTGTTTCTGCCACTCACGGTGACATGGATCAGAACACTAGGGACATCATCATGAGGGAGTTCAGGTCTGGTTCATCCCGTGTGCTCATCACCACCGACCTGCTTGCCCGTGGTATCGATGTTCAGCAGGTGTCCTTGGTCATCAACTACGATCTCCCCACCCAGCCTGAGAACTACCTGCATCGCATTGGTCGTAGTGGTCGTTTCGGTAGGAAGGGTGTTGCCATCAACTTTGTGACCCGTGATGATGAGAGGATGCTGTTTGACATACAGAGGTTCTACAACGTGGTGATTGAGGAGCTGCCTGCCAACGTCGCTGACCTTCTGTga